In Macadamia integrifolia cultivar HAES 741 chromosome 5, SCU_Mint_v3, whole genome shotgun sequence, a single window of DNA contains:
- the LOC122078499 gene encoding binding partner of ACD11 1-like isoform X2 codes for MSIKTVKVSNISLAASEGDIKHFFSFSGDIQYIEMQRESESSRLAYVTFKDSQEADTAVLLSGAAIYDLSVSIAPDENYLLPPEAIPNSPPSNSNSAVKKAEDVVTSMLARGFVLGKDALNKARAFDERHHLMSNASDTVVALDRRMGLREKIGIGTSIVNEKMKEVDERFQVSEKTRSAIGLAEQKASSAGSALMNNHYISAGASWVSGALNVVAKAAEDLSHITKEKVDRAEEEKETVYRHRTEIVNDFSCIHLNEPSTGEPRMVPIDTADEGKLGII; via the exons ATGTCG ATAAAGACAGTGAAAGTTAGCAACATTTCATTAGCTGCATCAGAGGGGGATATCAaacatttcttctctttctctggtGATATTCAATATATTGAGATGCAAAG GGAGTCTGAAAGTTCTCGGCTTGCATATGTTACATTCAAGGATTCGCAGGAAGCAGACACAGCGGTTCTTCTATCG GGAGCTGCCATTTATGATCTTTCTGTCTCTATAGCACCAGATGAAAATTACCTGCTGCCCCCTGAAGCTATTCCAAATAGCCCG CCTTCTAATTCCAATTCAGCTGTCAAGAAGGCTGAGGATGTTGTGACCAGCATGCTTGCTAGGGGCTTTGTACTGGGGAAGGATGCTTTAAACAAGGCAAGGGCCTTTGATGAACGGCATCACTTGATGTCGAATGCCTCTGATACTGTTGTGGCCCTTGACAGAAGGATGGGCCTGAGAGAAAAGATAGGCATTGGGACTTCTATAGTCAATGAGAAGATGAAGGAGGTGGATGAGCGGTTCCAGGTGTCTGAGAAGACGAGATCAGCCATTGGATTGGCTGAGCAGAAGGCAAGCAGCGCAGGGTCAGCCCTAATGAACAACCACTACATCTCAGCTGGTGCATCATGGGTGTCAGGTGCCTTAAACGTGGTTGCCAAGGCAGCCGAGGATTTGAGCCACATTACCAAGGAGAAGGTTGACAGAGctgaggaagagaaggagacGGTCTATAGGCATAGAACGGAGATTGTTAATGACTTTTCCTGTATACATCTCAATGAGCCTTCAACAGGGGAGCCCCGGATGGTGCCAATCGATACAGCTGATGAAGGTAAGCTTGGCATCATATGA
- the LOC122078743 gene encoding 40S ribosomal protein S14 isoform X1 codes for MSGRKKVREPKEENVTLGPTVRDGEHVFGVAHIFASFNDTFIHVTDLSGRETLVRITGGMKVKADRDESSPYAAMLAAQDVAQRCKELGITALHIKLRATGGNKTKTPGPGAQSALRALARSGMRIGRIEDVTPIPTDSTRRKGGRRGRRL; via the exons ATG TCGGGACGAAAGAAGGTGAGGGAACCCAAAGAGGAAAATGTTACCCTTGGACCAACTGTTCGAGATGGCGAGCATGTTTTCGGTGTTGCCCacatttttgcatcattcaatgaCACATTTATT CATGTGACTGATCTGTCTGGAAGAGAAACTCTTGTTCGGATCACTG GAGGTATGAAGGTGAAGGCAGACAGGGATGAATCTTCACCATATGCTGCCATGCTTGCAGCACAAGATGTTGCACAAAGATGCAAG GAACTTGGAATTACTGCATTGCATATTAAACTCCGTGCGACTGGTGGGAACAAGACGAAGACACCTGGTCCGGGTGCCCAATCTGCTCTTAGGGCACTGGCTCGGTCTGGAATGAGAATTGGTCGAATTG AAGATGTGACCCCAATTCCTACCGACAGCACCCGAAGAAAGGGTgggagaagagggaggaggctgtag
- the LOC122078743 gene encoding 40S ribosomal protein S14 isoform X2, producing the protein MSGRKKVREPKEENVTLGPTVRDGEHVFGVAHIFASFNDTFIHVTDLSGRETLVRITGGMKVKADRDESSPYAAMLAAQDVAQRCKELGITALHIKLRATGGNKTKTPGPGAQSALRALARSGMRIGRIDVTPIPTDSTRRKGGRRGRRL; encoded by the exons ATG TCGGGACGAAAGAAGGTGAGGGAACCCAAAGAGGAAAATGTTACCCTTGGACCAACTGTTCGAGATGGCGAGCATGTTTTCGGTGTTGCCCacatttttgcatcattcaatgaCACATTTATT CATGTGACTGATCTGTCTGGAAGAGAAACTCTTGTTCGGATCACTG GAGGTATGAAGGTGAAGGCAGACAGGGATGAATCTTCACCATATGCTGCCATGCTTGCAGCACAAGATGTTGCACAAAGATGCAAG GAACTTGGAATTACTGCATTGCATATTAAACTCCGTGCGACTGGTGGGAACAAGACGAAGACACCTGGTCCGGGTGCCCAATCTGCTCTTAGGGCACTGGCTCGGTCTGGAATGAGAATTGGTCGAATTG ATGTGACCCCAATTCCTACCGACAGCACCCGAAGAAAGGGTgggagaagagggaggaggctgtag
- the LOC122078499 gene encoding binding partner of ACD11 1-like isoform X1, translated as MSVPVDQSDPNKGSDPPMPITSNWTINVSDIKTVKVSNISLAASEGDIKHFFSFSGDIQYIEMQRESESSRLAYVTFKDSQEADTAVLLSGAAIYDLSVSIAPDENYLLPPEAIPNSPPSNSNSAVKKAEDVVTSMLARGFVLGKDALNKARAFDERHHLMSNASDTVVALDRRMGLREKIGIGTSIVNEKMKEVDERFQVSEKTRSAIGLAEQKASSAGSALMNNHYISAGASWVSGALNVVAKAAEDLSHITKEKVDRAEEEKETVYRHRTEIVNDFSCIHLNEPSTGEPRMVPIDTADEGKLGII; from the exons ATGTCG GTCCCAGTGGATCAAAGTGATCCAAACAAAGGCTCAGATCCTCCGATGCCCATTACATCAAATTGGACGATCAATGTTTCGGAT ATAAAGACAGTGAAAGTTAGCAACATTTCATTAGCTGCATCAGAGGGGGATATCAaacatttcttctctttctctggtGATATTCAATATATTGAGATGCAAAG GGAGTCTGAAAGTTCTCGGCTTGCATATGTTACATTCAAGGATTCGCAGGAAGCAGACACAGCGGTTCTTCTATCG GGAGCTGCCATTTATGATCTTTCTGTCTCTATAGCACCAGATGAAAATTACCTGCTGCCCCCTGAAGCTATTCCAAATAGCCCG CCTTCTAATTCCAATTCAGCTGTCAAGAAGGCTGAGGATGTTGTGACCAGCATGCTTGCTAGGGGCTTTGTACTGGGGAAGGATGCTTTAAACAAGGCAAGGGCCTTTGATGAACGGCATCACTTGATGTCGAATGCCTCTGATACTGTTGTGGCCCTTGACAGAAGGATGGGCCTGAGAGAAAAGATAGGCATTGGGACTTCTATAGTCAATGAGAAGATGAAGGAGGTGGATGAGCGGTTCCAGGTGTCTGAGAAGACGAGATCAGCCATTGGATTGGCTGAGCAGAAGGCAAGCAGCGCAGGGTCAGCCCTAATGAACAACCACTACATCTCAGCTGGTGCATCATGGGTGTCAGGTGCCTTAAACGTGGTTGCCAAGGCAGCCGAGGATTTGAGCCACATTACCAAGGAGAAGGTTGACAGAGctgaggaagagaaggagacGGTCTATAGGCATAGAACGGAGATTGTTAATGACTTTTCCTGTATACATCTCAATGAGCCTTCAACAGGGGAGCCCCGGATGGTGCCAATCGATACAGCTGATGAAGGTAAGCTTGGCATCATATGA